One window from the genome of Cryptomeria japonica chromosome 6, Sugi_1.0, whole genome shotgun sequence encodes:
- the LOC131044209 gene encoding uncharacterized protein LOC131044209, with protein MIIQGTTGTGKSFLIDCIRQKLNISESNKTKTLLVLAPTGVATYNIQGTTIHAGLRIPIKEMHPLTGQALFTFQEHFRHVKHLLIDKMSFLGPKLLLKIGSRLRQAFSDRQHETFGGLSMILVGDLGQLLPVMDKPAYASHSTTLNLWRSFTIVVKLHTVFRQQGTSVKQQEFKSMLQNIRDAQPNKHDWQMLMIQTNANFTLLHQNEFNSSTHLFATNSSTMLHNKRTLKALNLPIALSIAHIAQQTNIEYDNNEQLPLELLLCENQQVMLLANLWIEVGLVNGSIGLVKNIIYKLNTKPPDLPKFVIVHFQNYKGPPWDTLHPNDIPITPITRGRHTQILLTTAWAITIHKSQGLTLDKATIDIGNTEKQGLTFTTISRVTSIDGIRIHPPFSFERYAKMQKSAFTTIRKKEEARLQKLLALTSTSLDCNLQL; from the coding sequence ATGATTATTCAAGGAACAACAGGAACAGGCAAATCTTTCTTGATAGATTGCATCAGACAAAAGTTAAATATCTCTGAAAGCAATAAGACAAAGACATTATTAGTTCTTGCACCTACAGGTGTTGCTACTTATAATATTCAAGGAACAACTATTCATGCAGGCCTCCGCATTCCTATAAAAGAAATGCATCCTTTGACAGGGCAAGCATTGTTCACCTTCCAAGAGCATTTTAGGCATGTTAAACATCTTCTAATAGATAAAATGAGCTTCTTGGGTCCTAAATTGCTATTGAAGATTGGCAGTCGCCTCCGCCAAGCATTCTCTGATAGACAACATGAAACCTTTGGTGGACTCTCCATGATCCTTGTAGGTGACCTTGGACAGCTCCTGCCTGTGATGGACAAACCAGCTTATGCTTCGCACTCTACAACTCTCAACTTGTGGCGTTCATTTACAATAGTTGTAAAATTGCATACAGTTTTCCGCCAACAAGGTACCTCTGTTAAGCAACAAGAATTCAAAAGCATGCTCCAAAACATAAGAGATGCTCAGCCTAACAAGCATGACTGGCAGATGTTAATGATCCAAACAAATGCAAATTTCACCCTTTTGCATCAAAATGAATTCAACTCATCGAcccatttgtttgcaacaaatagCTCAACAATGCTGCACAACAAAAGAACGTTGAAGGCATTAAATTTGCCCATTGCTCTCAGCATTGCACATATTGCACAACAAACTAATATTGAATATGATAACAATGAACAGTTACCATTGGAGCTGCTATTATGTGAAAATCAGCAGGTGATGTTGCTAGCTAACTTATGGATTGAAGTTGGCCTTGTGAATGGTTCCATTGGCCTTGTTAAAAACATTATCTATAAACTGAATACCAAACCACCAGACTTGCCAAAATTTGTTATTGTTCACTTTCAGAATTATAAAGGCCCTCCATGGGATACATTGCATCCAAATGACATACCCATTACTCCCATTACCCGAGGTAGGCATACACAAATTTTGTTGACAACCGCTTGGGCTATAACTATTCACAAATCTCAAGGTCTTACATTAGATAAAGCTACAATAGACATAGGAAACACTGAAAAGCAAGGCCTAACATTTACAACTATCTCAAGGGTCACATCAATTGATGGAATACGCATTCACCCACCTTTCTCATTTGAAAggtatgcaaaaatgcaaaaaagtgcTTTTACCACcataagaaagaaggaagaagctcgCTTGCAAAAACTCTTAGCCCTCACAAGTACATCGCTAGATTGCAATCTACAGCTATGA